In Thermosynechococcus sichuanensis E542, a single genomic region encodes these proteins:
- a CDS encoding cell division protein SepF, whose translation MSELTAFGHSLSSGYEVVVIKPQSLSDTTLIVQALRADKAVILNLEHLDVTEAQRISDFAAGSTYAINGHQSRLGDGVFLFTPSIINIQEATATPTPAGLI comes from the coding sequence ATGAGTGAATTGACTGCCTTTGGTCATTCTTTGAGTAGTGGCTATGAAGTGGTGGTGATCAAGCCGCAGTCGTTGAGTGATACGACCCTGATCGTTCAGGCGCTGCGGGCTGACAAGGCAGTGATTCTTAACCTAGAGCACCTCGATGTCACTGAGGCACAGCGCATTTCTGATTTTGCCGCTGGCAGTACCTATGCCATCAATGGCCATCAATCCCGCCTTGGGGATGGCGTGTTTCTCTTTACCCCCAGCATCATCAATATCCAAGAAGCGACGGCAACCCCCACACCAGCCGGATTGATCTAG
- a CDS encoding M20 metallopeptidase family protein gives MAFHLPQLSCKLRPEVAALQPELVQWRRYLHQRPELGFQEHLTAAFVSEKLRQWGIQHRTGIAETGIVALIPGTRPGPVLAIRADMDALPVQEENDTPYRSLHEGKMHACGHDGHTAIALGTAKYLAQHRDFAGTVKIIFQPAEEGPGGAKPMIEAGVLDAPKVDGIIGLHLWNFLPVGTVGVRSGPLMAAAEFFECEVHGKGGHAALPQFTVDTVLVVAQIITALHTIVSRNVDPLETAVISVGAVHAGTAKNVIADRATFKGTVRYFKPELGDWLPQRIEQVIAGICQSHGATYRFDYQRMYPPTINDAKMAELVRTVAESVVEVPAGVTPHCQTMAAEDMSFFLNAVPGCYFFLGSANGTLGLDFPHHHPRFDFDETVLSIGVELFVRCVEKYCGLVET, from the coding sequence ATGGCCTTTCATCTCCCCCAACTGAGCTGCAAACTGCGTCCAGAGGTCGCTGCCCTCCAGCCCGAACTTGTGCAGTGGCGGCGCTATTTGCATCAGCGTCCGGAATTGGGCTTTCAGGAGCACCTGACGGCGGCCTTTGTCAGTGAAAAACTGCGGCAATGGGGCATTCAGCATCGCACAGGCATTGCGGAAACCGGAATTGTGGCGTTGATTCCGGGCACGCGACCGGGGCCAGTGCTGGCGATTCGCGCCGATATGGATGCCTTGCCGGTGCAGGAGGAAAACGATACGCCCTACCGCTCTCTCCATGAGGGGAAAATGCACGCCTGCGGGCACGACGGTCACACAGCGATCGCCCTTGGTACGGCGAAATACCTTGCTCAGCACCGCGATTTTGCTGGTACGGTCAAAATCATCTTTCAACCAGCAGAAGAAGGCCCCGGTGGGGCTAAGCCCATGATTGAAGCGGGGGTGCTCGATGCCCCCAAAGTGGATGGCATTATTGGCCTACACCTCTGGAATTTTCTGCCCGTGGGTACGGTGGGCGTGCGGAGTGGGCCGTTGATGGCGGCAGCGGAATTTTTTGAGTGTGAAGTCCACGGTAAGGGGGGACACGCAGCTTTACCCCAGTTTACGGTGGATACAGTTCTCGTTGTTGCGCAGATTATTACCGCCTTGCACACCATCGTTTCCCGCAACGTGGATCCCCTCGAAACCGCAGTAATCTCCGTGGGGGCAGTACATGCGGGCACCGCCAAGAATGTGATTGCCGATCGCGCCACATTTAAGGGCACAGTTCGCTACTTCAAGCCCGAGCTGGGCGACTGGCTACCCCAGCGGATTGAGCAGGTGATTGCGGGTATCTGCCAGAGTCATGGTGCCACTTACCGCTTTGACTATCAGCGCATGTACCCGCCGACCATTAACGATGCCAAGATGGCGGAGTTGGTGCGAACAGTTGCCGAATCGGTAGTGGAGGTACCCGCCGGCGTCACCCCCCATTGCCAAACCATGGCAGCCGAAGATATGTCCTTCTTTCTCAATGCTGTTCCGGGCTGTTACTTCTTTTTGGGGTCAGCTAATGGCACACTGGGGTTAGATTTTCCCCACCACCATCCCCGCTTTGACTTTGACGAAACCGTTTTAAGTATTGGGGTTGAATTGTTTGTCCGCTGTGTGGAGAAATACTGTGGTCTAGTGGAGACCTAA
- a CDS encoding bifunctional pantoate--beta-alanine ligase/(d)CMP kinase has translation MGMFYCLSTTAGLQAALGTLSPATTLGFVPTMGALHGGHVALIQRARQECDVVVVSIFVNPLQFGPQEDLERYPRTLEADTRLCQELGVDVLFVPDVAELYPRGMETLTLVEPPRELTERLCGRSRPGHFRGVATVVLKLLHLVQPDRAYFGQKDAQQLAIIRRCVADLNLEVEIIACPIVRDADGLALSSRNQYLSEGDRATALALSQSLEIATAAFRQGCFTASDLLAPIHNHLRQFPQLRLDYAELVHPQTLVPLERIETVGLLAIAGWVGQTRLIDNCLLDRRLPILAVDGPAGAGKSTVTRRAAQALGLQYLDTGAMYRAVTWWCLENNLDLRDEPAVVEAIAHCQLRLESSDPHQPTRVWINDREVSQAIRSLEVTQRVSQVAALRGVRRLMVRQQRAIGANGGIAAEGRDIGTHVFPEAGLKIFLTASPAERAQRRWQELQQQGQCDLSYEELLAQITARDTADQQRTYAPFRKAADAIEICTDNLGIDEVVSKIVHLYRSRLPQP, from the coding sequence ATGGGTATGTTTTACTGTTTGAGCACCACCGCGGGTTTACAGGCTGCCCTTGGCACATTATCTCCCGCAACCACCCTTGGTTTTGTGCCAACGATGGGGGCACTCCACGGGGGGCATGTCGCCTTGATCCAGCGGGCGCGGCAAGAATGTGATGTTGTGGTTGTCAGTATTTTTGTCAATCCCCTCCAGTTCGGTCCCCAAGAGGATTTGGAACGCTATCCGCGCACCCTTGAGGCTGATACTCGTCTTTGTCAAGAGTTGGGTGTGGATGTCCTCTTTGTGCCGGACGTGGCTGAGCTTTACCCAAGGGGGATGGAGACTCTCACACTGGTTGAGCCGCCAAGGGAGTTAACCGAACGCCTCTGCGGGCGATCGCGCCCCGGTCATTTTCGCGGGGTAGCAACCGTTGTGCTCAAGCTCTTGCATCTGGTGCAGCCGGATCGTGCCTATTTTGGCCAAAAGGATGCCCAGCAGTTAGCGATTATTCGCCGTTGTGTGGCCGATTTGAATCTGGAGGTGGAGATCATCGCCTGTCCCATTGTCCGCGATGCCGATGGCCTAGCCCTGAGTTCCCGCAATCAATACCTGAGTGAGGGCGATCGCGCCACCGCCTTAGCCCTAAGCCAGAGCCTAGAGATAGCGACTGCTGCTTTTCGTCAGGGCTGCTTTACCGCTAGCGATCTCTTGGCGCCGATTCACAACCATCTGCGGCAGTTTCCGCAGTTGCGTCTCGACTATGCCGAGTTGGTGCATCCCCAAACCCTTGTGCCCTTGGAACGCATTGAGACGGTGGGGCTGCTGGCGATCGCCGGCTGGGTGGGGCAAACGCGCCTCATTGACAATTGCCTACTGGATCGCCGCTTGCCGATTCTGGCCGTGGATGGCCCTGCCGGGGCGGGTAAATCCACCGTGACGCGACGGGCGGCGCAAGCCCTAGGGTTGCAGTACCTTGACACCGGTGCCATGTACCGCGCGGTTACTTGGTGGTGCTTGGAAAATAACCTTGATCTCAGGGATGAGCCAGCGGTCGTCGAGGCGATCGCCCATTGTCAATTGCGCCTTGAGAGCAGCGATCCCCATCAACCCACACGGGTATGGATTAACGATCGCGAGGTCAGCCAAGCCATTCGCTCCCTTGAGGTGACGCAGCGGGTGTCCCAAGTTGCCGCCCTGCGCGGTGTGCGACGGCTCATGGTACGACAACAGCGGGCGATCGGAGCCAATGGCGGCATTGCTGCCGAAGGGCGTGATATTGGTACCCACGTCTTTCCGGAAGCGGGCTTGAAAATTTTCCTGACGGCCTCGCCCGCAGAGCGTGCCCAGCGTCGTTGGCAGGAATTACAACAGCAGGGGCAATGCGACCTCTCCTATGAGGAATTGCTGGCTCAGATTACCGCTCGCGACACCGCGGATCAGCAACGCACCTATGCCCCCTTTCGCAAAGCGGCCGATGCCATAGAAATCTGTACGGACAACTTGGGGATCGATGAGGTGGTGAGTAAAATTGTCCATCTCTACCGCAGCCGCCTTCCTCAACCTTGA
- a CDS encoding response regulator transcription factor, translating to MSLTVLIADDDPGIRLSVSRFLESEGYCCVTAGDGAQALEMIHRYQPHLLITDIAMPNMNGYELVRQVRQHPSLRLLPVIYLTARTELEERIRAYRTGGDVYLAKPFDLNELAAVVRNLLDRAQLVQMEWQQRQQPFSPPKTQRIAIDLTQREKDVLALLVAGLSNAQIGDRLHLSARTIEKHVSSLFQKTAVHNRAELVRLAIEQGLVERQPSSQA from the coding sequence ATGTCCCTCACAGTACTTATTGCCGACGATGATCCCGGCATTCGCCTTTCGGTGAGCCGCTTTTTGGAATCCGAAGGGTACTGTTGCGTCACGGCGGGCGATGGTGCCCAAGCCCTCGAAATGATCCATCGCTATCAGCCTCACCTGCTGATTACGGATATTGCCATGCCCAATATGAATGGCTATGAGTTGGTGCGGCAAGTGCGCCAGCATCCCTCCTTACGCCTCCTGCCCGTGATTTACCTCACGGCACGCACAGAACTGGAGGAGCGGATTCGCGCCTATCGCACCGGCGGCGATGTTTATCTCGCCAAGCCCTTTGATTTGAATGAATTGGCAGCGGTGGTGCGCAACCTGCTTGATCGGGCGCAACTGGTACAAATGGAGTGGCAGCAGCGACAGCAGCCCTTCTCGCCGCCAAAAACCCAGCGGATTGCCATTGACCTGACACAGCGGGAAAAGGACGTTTTAGCCTTGCTGGTGGCGGGACTCTCCAATGCCCAGATTGGCGATCGCCTGCACTTGAGTGCCCGAACGATTGAAAAGCACGTCAGTAGCCTCTTTCAAAAAACAGCCGTTCACAATCGAGCTGAATTGGTGCGACTGGCAATTGAACAGGGCTTGGTGGAGCGACAACCCAGTTCCCAAGCTTGA
- a CDS encoding energy-coupling factor ABC transporter permease, with protein sequence MIKRSPAKRYGSLGAIALLTAYLVVASPNPALAMHISEGFLPLSWAVGWWLVFLPFLAWGLWALRQQIKQQPESTLLIALAGAYAFVLSSLKIPSVTGSCSHPMGIALGAVLFRPPLMAVLGTLVLLFQALLLAHGGLTTLGANGFSMAVVGPWLAWLTYWGVSRATAKPAIAMFGAALVSNLATYAVTSLQLALAFPDSLGGVATAFAKFAALFAVTQIPLAISEGLLTVLVWNWLTTYCTAELQTLKLLSGAESNE encoded by the coding sequence ATGATCAAGCGTAGCCCAGCGAAGCGATATGGCTCCCTTGGGGCGATCGCCCTTCTGACGGCATATCTGGTGGTGGCGAGTCCTAACCCCGCCTTGGCAATGCACATTAGCGAGGGGTTTTTGCCCCTTAGCTGGGCGGTGGGCTGGTGGCTGGTATTCCTCCCTTTTTTGGCATGGGGACTATGGGCACTGCGCCAACAGATCAAACAGCAACCGGAGTCAACCCTGCTGATTGCCCTAGCCGGTGCCTACGCCTTTGTGCTCTCCTCTTTGAAGATTCCCTCTGTCACCGGTAGTTGTTCGCATCCGATGGGGATTGCCTTGGGGGCAGTGCTCTTTCGGCCACCCCTAATGGCCGTCTTGGGGACATTGGTGCTGCTCTTTCAAGCCCTGCTCCTTGCCCATGGCGGCTTGACCACCCTAGGAGCCAATGGCTTTTCAATGGCAGTGGTAGGACCTTGGTTGGCTTGGCTCACCTATTGGGGAGTGTCCCGTGCTACAGCGAAGCCAGCGATCGCGATGTTTGGTGCTGCCCTAGTCAGTAACTTGGCTACCTACGCTGTCACCTCTTTACAATTGGCATTGGCCTTTCCCGATAGTCTGGGTGGGGTAGCGACGGCTTTTGCCAAATTTGCGGCGCTCTTTGCCGTGACGCAGATTCCCCTCGCCATCAGTGAAGGGTTACTCACGGTGTTGGTGTGGAACTGGTTGACCACCTACTGCACAGCAGAATTACAAACCCTAAAACTCTTGTCCGGAGCGGAATCGAATGAATAA
- a CDS encoding energy-coupling factor ABC transporter substrate-binding protein yields the protein MNKKTVAFLLGGAILLSTLPLLLVKGDFEGADAKAQALVREVSPNYEPWVEPVFEPPSGEVESLLFALQAALGAGVMGFILGQYRERHRQKAASKSQQS from the coding sequence ATGAATAAAAAAACAGTGGCGTTCCTATTGGGCGGTGCAATTCTCCTAAGTACACTTCCCCTACTGCTGGTCAAGGGTGACTTTGAAGGTGCTGATGCCAAAGCCCAAGCTTTAGTTCGTGAGGTCTCGCCAAACTACGAACCTTGGGTAGAACCGGTCTTTGAGCCACCGAGTGGGGAAGTGGAGTCACTGCTTTTTGCCCTTCAGGCAGCCTTGGGGGCAGGGGTCATGGGGTTTATTTTGGGACAGTACCGCGAACGCCATCGCCAAAAAGCCGCCTCAAAATCGCAACAGTCCTAA
- a CDS encoding DUF4327 family protein, protein MVQSLQYSIELVKDEARRLVAKGVVSRQQPIYTLCQFVPVREWPLIEAELERCDFMLRDRIGDLIGRECWDND, encoded by the coding sequence ATGGTTCAATCCCTTCAGTATTCCATCGAACTCGTCAAAGATGAAGCACGACGACTGGTGGCCAAAGGTGTGGTAAGTCGGCAGCAGCCCATTTACACCCTCTGCCAGTTTGTGCCCGTTCGGGAGTGGCCCCTCATTGAGGCAGAGCTAGAGCGTTGTGACTTTATGCTGCGCGATCGCATTGGCGACTTGATTGGTCGTGAATGCTGGGATAACGACTAA
- the recF gene encoding DNA replication/repair protein RecF (All proteins in this family for which functions are known are DNA-binding proteins that assist the filamentation of RecA onto DNA for the initiation of recombination or recombinational repair.), with protein sequence MFLKSLHLHHFRNYSEQWVTFAAPKTIIVGDNAQGKSNLLEAVEWLATLQSHRTHRDRDLIQQGQDSAHIEATLERQGVPLDLAVSLRPLAGRVLRVNGCTVKRTVEFLGQLNAVEFSCLDLELVRGTPAIRRDWLDRMLVQLEPLYSQLLQTYQKALRQRNALLKQAGSQGWDEALWQAWNQQLVINGTRIIRRRQRLIERLAPLAECWHRVLSGDRETLTVTYESHVPLGDGTSEAIVAAFTEALAARRAIELLQKTSLVGPHRDDVGFCLNEQSARQFASQGQQRTLVLALKLAELQLLENVVGDTPLLLLDDVLAELDLQRQGILLEVMGDRYQTLITTTHLAPFATPWRQQAQILRVTAGRIASVPDTAAQTSD encoded by the coding sequence GTGTTTCTCAAATCACTGCATCTGCACCACTTTCGCAACTACAGCGAGCAATGGGTGACGTTTGCTGCGCCGAAAACCATCATCGTTGGGGACAATGCCCAGGGCAAGTCGAATTTGCTGGAGGCGGTGGAGTGGCTGGCCACCTTGCAATCCCATCGTACCCATCGCGATCGCGATCTCATTCAGCAGGGACAAGACAGCGCCCACATTGAAGCCACCCTTGAGCGCCAAGGGGTTCCCCTTGATTTGGCGGTGAGTTTGCGCCCCCTTGCAGGCCGTGTTCTCCGCGTTAATGGTTGTACTGTCAAGCGCACTGTCGAATTTCTCGGTCAGCTCAATGCCGTGGAATTTTCCTGCTTGGATTTGGAACTAGTGCGGGGCACACCGGCCATTCGCCGCGATTGGTTGGATCGGATGTTGGTGCAGTTGGAACCCCTCTATAGCCAACTGCTGCAAACCTACCAGAAAGCCCTGCGCCAACGGAATGCTCTTCTGAAACAGGCAGGGAGTCAAGGCTGGGATGAAGCCCTCTGGCAAGCATGGAACCAGCAGTTGGTGATCAACGGTACCCGCATTATCCGCCGCCGACAGCGCCTCATTGAACGCTTGGCGCCCTTGGCAGAGTGTTGGCATCGCGTTTTGAGTGGCGATCGCGAGACCCTAACCGTAACTTATGAAAGCCACGTGCCCCTTGGGGATGGCACCTCTGAAGCCATTGTTGCTGCTTTTACAGAAGCCTTAGCGGCTCGCCGCGCCATTGAACTGCTGCAAAAAACCAGTCTGGTAGGACCACACCGTGACGATGTTGGCTTTTGCCTCAATGAGCAAAGTGCCCGCCAATTTGCCTCCCAAGGTCAGCAGCGTACCCTTGTCTTAGCCCTGAAACTGGCCGAACTCCAGCTACTGGAAAATGTTGTTGGTGATACCCCCCTCTTGCTCTTGGATGATGTCCTTGCCGAACTGGATTTGCAGCGACAGGGGATTTTGCTAGAAGTGATGGGCGATCGCTACCAAACCCTGATTACCACCACCCACCTTGCCCCCTTTGCCACCCCGTGGCGGCAACAAGCCCAAATTCTTAGGGTGACGGCGGGGAGGATTGCAAGCGTGCCTGACACTGCTGCTCAAACCAGCGACTAA
- a CDS encoding energy-coupling factor ABC transporter ATP-binding protein, translating into MSVPLLEFHQVGFRYPNTPTPVLQNCSFSLEAGQKVALLGLNGSGKSTLFYLAAALYRRDRGEIYWQGQRLIHQPNQLRQWRQRIGLAFQDPEQQLVAGTVAEDISYGLCNLDLPTAEIEARLQQTLQDFDLVDLADRPLHHLSLGQKRRVALAGVMALAPTLLLLDEPTTYLDYQQRQQLQHSLEKIHHQGTTIVIATHDLDFAYGWADWIMVLVNGQVTVSDRACHVFAQWPTLVPQLGTPTLLHLWQQFPPFWRRQRPLPRTPLALSQELAALFQEFQRSDRP; encoded by the coding sequence ATGTCTGTGCCCCTCCTTGAGTTTCATCAGGTTGGCTTTCGCTATCCCAATACCCCGACCCCTGTGCTGCAAAACTGCTCCTTTAGCCTAGAGGCGGGACAGAAAGTTGCCCTTTTGGGACTGAATGGCTCAGGCAAATCAACGCTGTTTTATCTGGCGGCAGCTCTCTATCGGCGCGATCGCGGTGAAATTTACTGGCAGGGGCAACGACTGATTCATCAACCGAACCAACTGCGGCAGTGGCGGCAACGCATTGGCTTGGCCTTCCAAGACCCCGAACAGCAACTGGTGGCAGGCACCGTGGCGGAGGACATCTCCTATGGGCTATGCAACTTAGACCTACCCACGGCTGAAATTGAAGCCCGCTTGCAGCAAACCCTACAGGACTTTGATTTAGTGGATCTTGCCGATCGCCCCCTGCATCATCTGAGTTTGGGACAAAAACGCCGCGTAGCACTGGCTGGGGTGATGGCCTTAGCGCCAACCCTATTACTCTTGGATGAACCCACCACCTATCTCGACTATCAGCAGCGGCAGCAATTGCAGCACTCTTTAGAGAAAATTCACCATCAAGGAACCACGATTGTCATTGCCACCCATGATCTTGATTTTGCCTATGGCTGGGCAGACTGGATCATGGTGCTCGTCAATGGTCAGGTCACCGTGAGCGATCGCGCTTGCCATGTCTTTGCCCAATGGCCGACCCTTGTCCCGCAATTGGGAACCCCCACCCTACTGCACCTGTGGCAACAATTTCCACCCTTTTGGCGTCGCCAGCGCCCCTTGCCCCGCACCCCCCTAGCCTTGAGTCAAGAATTGGCTGCCCTCTTTCAGGAATTCCAAAGGAGCGATCGCCCCTAA
- a CDS encoding DUF427 domain-containing protein, translating to MQRIPPAPGQESVWDYPRPPRVEPTAKHLRVVFNGVVIADTQRGQRVLETSHPPVYYFPPEDVQSQYLVPSPRQTFCEWKGHGAYYHVKVGDRQANNAAWYYPQPTPAFAPIRNYIAFYAGPMDECTVDGVVVIPQAGGFYGGWITPDIVGPFKGAAGTWGW from the coding sequence ATGCAACGGATTCCCCCTGCCCCTGGCCAAGAATCGGTTTGGGACTATCCCCGTCCGCCCCGCGTAGAACCCACGGCAAAACACCTGCGGGTGGTCTTTAATGGTGTGGTGATTGCCGACACCCAGCGGGGACAGCGCGTGCTTGAAACCAGTCATCCCCCCGTCTATTACTTTCCACCTGAGGATGTGCAATCTCAATATCTGGTGCCCTCGCCGCGGCAGACCTTTTGCGAATGGAAGGGACACGGCGCCTACTACCACGTCAAGGTGGGCGATCGCCAAGCCAATAATGCCGCATGGTACTATCCCCAACCCACCCCTGCTTTTGCGCCAATTCGCAACTACATTGCCTTCTATGCGGGGCCAATGGATGAATGCACCGTAGATGGGGTGGTGGTGATTCCGCAAGCGGGGGGCTTCTATGGCGGCTGGATCACCCCGGACATTGTCGGCCCATTCAAGGGGGCAGCGGGGACTTGGGGCTGGTAA
- the cbiQ gene encoding cobalt ECF transporter T component CbiQ — MHHHLDTYAYTNGLRHLHPEQKLIFAIASLLLTFFARPLVQSLLWLWLSLWILGYARIPWRVYFTLLATVAAFWLVSLPGLVVQLIPTETLRASGQVVLSDISLMGWSLFISAEKWHQGLAVGLRTMVASTCLLLILLTTPFPALLSVAERWRVPHFLLDILMLMYRYIFTLLETAFTLQLAQRARGGYQRRSRWLFSVSLLAGQLFQQSLHRYHQTNLALLSRGFQGEFRVLRSQSYAYSQRYGLEIVIGGGALILLNAIA, encoded by the coding sequence ATGCACCATCACCTCGATACCTATGCCTACACCAATGGTCTGCGGCATCTGCACCCCGAACAAAAGCTGATTTTCGCGATCGCCAGCCTGTTATTGACCTTTTTTGCTCGCCCCCTGGTCCAGAGTTTGCTTTGGCTGTGGCTGAGTCTATGGATTCTCGGTTATGCGCGCATTCCGTGGCGGGTTTATTTCACCCTCTTAGCCACAGTTGCTGCCTTTTGGCTCGTGAGTTTGCCGGGGTTAGTGGTGCAACTCATCCCGACGGAAACTTTAAGGGCTTCGGGGCAAGTGGTTCTCAGTGATATCTCCCTAATGGGCTGGTCGCTTTTTATCAGTGCTGAGAAATGGCACCAAGGTTTAGCGGTAGGACTGCGGACAATGGTTGCCAGCACCTGTTTACTGTTGATTTTATTGACAACCCCCTTTCCAGCCCTGCTGAGCGTGGCTGAGCGCTGGCGGGTTCCCCATTTCCTCCTCGATATTCTGATGTTAATGTACCGCTACATTTTCACCCTCCTAGAAACCGCTTTCACGCTGCAATTGGCACAGCGGGCACGGGGCGGCTATCAACGGCGATCGCGCTGGCTCTTTAGTGTGAGTCTTTTAGCCGGTCAACTTTTCCAGCAATCTTTGCATCGCTATCACCAAACCAACCTTGCGCTCCTCAGTCGTGGTTTTCAAGGGGAGTTTCGAGTGTTGCGTTCCCAGTCCTATGCCTATTCGCAACGGTATGGTCTTGAAATCGTCATTGGTGGCGGTGCCCTCATTCTGCTGAATGCAATTGCTTGA
- a CDS encoding response regulator transcription factor: protein MATIMVVDDSPTLRAMIVELMKEQHYDVVEAEDGVEAQEKIKAQCPDLVILDIVMPRMNGYELCRWIKGEAASQNVPVIMCTTKSEEFDIHWGKKQGVDAYITKPFDPAELIATVKRLLG, encoded by the coding sequence ATGGCCACAATTATGGTTGTTGATGACAGCCCCACCCTGCGGGCAATGATTGTTGAGCTAATGAAAGAGCAGCACTATGACGTTGTCGAGGCCGAGGATGGTGTCGAAGCCCAAGAAAAGATCAAGGCTCAATGTCCCGATTTAGTGATTCTGGACATCGTGATGCCGCGCATGAATGGCTACGAACTGTGCCGCTGGATCAAAGGCGAAGCTGCCTCCCAAAATGTGCCTGTGATCATGTGCACCACCAAAAGTGAGGAGTTTGATATTCACTGGGGCAAGAAGCAGGGGGTGGATGCCTACATCACCAAGCCCTTTGATCCTGCTGAACTCATTGCCACCGTCAAACGCCTCCTAGGATAG